A window of the Henckelia pumila isolate YLH828 chromosome 3, ASM3356847v2, whole genome shotgun sequence genome harbors these coding sequences:
- the LOC140893237 gene encoding protein trichome birefringence-like 34, producing MGVGTWKFRSKTHCLAGLFLIVLATAAIYNILAGNNREFDVPLEQAAAQQIDQEESVLDEHDHINSTTASVCDIFKGKWVFDDVSFPMYKEHECSFMIGDYACDKYGRKDLKYQQWRWQPRDCDLPRFNGSAFLEKIRGKKLVMVGDSLNRNLYISMLCLIESSLSSSDNKSVIRHGNYFIFNATEYNASIGFYWSPFLVESNNDDPFIHRLRNRIVRIKSIENHGKHWADADILIFDSFIWWLEPTMTILWGSFGSNDAIYTTVDARQETRYRLYEMGLNTWADWLEFNVNTTKTKIFFMSLSPLHKLGENWGEEKNCYNTTEPISKEDYWGIMSDRRMMRVAESAIEKLESRGVHIQYLNITHMSDYRKDGHPSIYRQFSHSISDEQLKDPTSYSDCAHWCLPGVPDIWNQLLYAYIMNS from the exons ATGGGAGTTGGAACATGGAAGTTTAGATCCAAGACCCATTGCCTTGCAGGCCTCTTCCTCATAGTTTTGGCGACTGCTGCTATTTACAATATTCTTGCGGGAAACAACCGCGAATTCGATGTCCCATTAGAGCAAGCAGCAGCGCAGCAGATTGATCAAGAGGAATCAGTACTTGATGAACATGATCATATTAATTCTACTACTGCTTCAGTCTGCGACATATTTAAGGGAAAATGGGTTTTCGACGATGTATCGTTTCCGATGTACAAAGAGCACGAATGTTCTTTCATGATAGGAGATTATGCTTGTGACAAGTATGGGAGAAAAGACCTCAAATATCAGCAATGGAGATGGCAACCTCGGGATTGTGATCTTCCAAG GTTTAATGGATCTGCGTTTCTGGAGAAAATCAGGGGGAAGAAGCTTGTGATGGTAGGGGATTCATTGAATCGAAACCTATACATCTCCATGCTTTGTTTGATCGAGTCATCTCTTTCTTCATCGGATAATAAATCAGTCATCAGACATGGAAATTACTTCATCTTTAATGCCACA gaataCAATGCAAGCATTGGGTTCTATTGGTCTCCGTTTCTAGTCGAATCGAACAACGACGACCCCTTCATCCACAGGCTGCGAAATCGTATAGTAAGAATTAAGTCCATTGAGAATCATGGCAAGCACTGGGCTGATGCAGATATACTCATCTTCGATTCTTTTATATGGTGGCTGGAGCCAACTATGACCATCTT ATGGGGTTCATTCGGAAGCAACGATGCAATCTACACAACGGTCGATGCGCGACAAGAGACGAGGTATCGATTATACGAAATGGGATTAAACACATGGGCGGACTGGTTGGAATTCAATGTCAACACAACCAAAACAAAAATATTCTTCATGAGCCTCTCCCCTCTTCACAAGCT GGGTGAAAATTGGGGTGAAGAAAAGAACTGCTACAATACAACTGAGCCTATTTCGAAAGAAGATTACTGGGGAATCATGTCGGACCGTAGAATGATGCGCGTGGCGGAATCGGCGATCGAAAAACTGGAGTCGAGAGGGGTTCACATTCAATACTTGAATATAACTCACATGTCGGATTATAGAAAAGATGGTCATCCGTCGATTTATAGGCAATTTTCTCATTCGATAAGCGATGAGCAATTAAAGGATCCTACGAGCTATTCGGATTGTGCCCATTGGTGTCTTCCGGGAGTGCCTGATATTTGGAATCAGCTTCTTTATGCTTATATCATGAATTCTTGA